The Miscanthus floridulus cultivar M001 chromosome 17, ASM1932011v1, whole genome shotgun sequence genome has a window encoding:
- the LOC136516849 gene encoding dnaJ protein ERDJ3B-like isoform X2 produces the protein MAAPGKGAAARFAAALFVLLNLAVAIAGKSYYDVLQVPKGASEDQIKRSYRKLALKYHPDKNPDNEEANKRFAEINNAYEVLTDQEKRKVYDRYGEEGLKQFQGGRGGGGGMNIQDIFSSFFGGGGGGMEEEEEQILKGDEVIVELDASLEDLYMGGSLKVWREKNVIKPAPGKRRCNCRNEVYHRQIGHGMYQQMTEQVCDQCPNVKFVQEGEFLTVDIEKGMKDGQEVLFFEEGEPKIDGEPGDLKVQALVGFEKTIKHLDNHLVEIGTKGITKPKEIRKFKGEGMPLYQSNKKGDLYVTFEVLFPKTLTDDQKAKLKDVLM, from the exons ATGGCGGCGCCGGGGAAGGGAGCGGCGGCGCGTTTTGCGGCCGCGCTCTTTGTCCTCCTGAATCTCGCTGTGGCGATCGCCGG GAAGAGCTACTACGACGTGCTGCAAGTTCCCAAGGGCGCGTCCGAGGATCAGATTAAGAGGTCGTACCGCAAGCTCGCGCTCAAGTACCACCCCGACAAGAACCCCGACAACGAGGAGGCCAACAAGCGCTTCGCCGAGATCAACAACG CGTATGAGGTGCTGACGGACCAGGAGAAGAGGAAGGTCTATGACCGATACGGCGAGGAGGGGTTGAAGCAGTTCCAAGGCGggagaggcggtggcggcggaatgAACATTCAGGACATCTTTAGCAG CttttttggtggtggtggtggtgggatggaagaggaagaagaacaaATTTTAAAAGGTGATGAGGTGATCGTTGAACTGGATGCTTCATTAGAGGACTTGTACATGGGCGGTTCATTAAAG GTTTGGAGAGAGAAAAATGTCATAAAGCCAgcaccaggaaagaggcgctgcAACTGTAGGAACGAAGTTTACCATCGACAAATAGGTCATGGAATGTATCAACAGATGACTGAGCAG GTCTGCGACCAATGTCCAAATGTGAAATTTGTACAAGAAGGTGAATTCTTGACTGTTGATATTGAGAAGGGAATGAAAGATGGACAG GAGGTCTTGTTTTTCGAGGAAGGCGAGCCTAAGATTGATGGCGAACCTGGCGATTTGAAG GTGCAAGCTCTGGTTGGTTTTGAGAAGACCATCAAGCATCTTGACAACCATCTGGTAGAAATTGGCACCAAG GGCATCACCAAACCGAAGGAGATCAGGAAGTTCAAAGGTGAAGGCATGCCACTATACCAAAGCAACAAGAAAGGTGACCTGTATGTGACATTCGAGGTGTTGTTCCCGAAAACCCTAACCGATGACCAGAAGGCCAAGCTTAAGGATGTTCTCATGTAG
- the LOC136516849 gene encoding dnaJ protein ERDJ3B-like isoform X1 has product MAAPGKGAAARFAAALFVLLNLAVAIAGKSYYDVLQVPKGASEDQIKRSYRKLALKYHPDKNPDNEEANKRFAEINNAYEVLTDQEKRKVYDRYGEEGLKQFQGGRGGGGGMNIQDIFSSFFGGGGGGMEEEEEQILKGDEVIVELDASLEDLYMGGSLKVWREKNVIKPAPGKRRCNCRNEVYHRQIGHGMYQQMTEQVCDQCPNVKFVQEGEFLTVDIEKGMKDGQEVLFFEEGEPKIDGEPGDLKFRIRTAPHSCFRRESNDLHATVTISLVQALVGFEKTIKHLDNHLVEIGTKGITKPKEIRKFKGEGMPLYQSNKKGDLYVTFEVLFPKTLTDDQKAKLKDVLM; this is encoded by the exons ATGGCGGCGCCGGGGAAGGGAGCGGCGGCGCGTTTTGCGGCCGCGCTCTTTGTCCTCCTGAATCTCGCTGTGGCGATCGCCGG GAAGAGCTACTACGACGTGCTGCAAGTTCCCAAGGGCGCGTCCGAGGATCAGATTAAGAGGTCGTACCGCAAGCTCGCGCTCAAGTACCACCCCGACAAGAACCCCGACAACGAGGAGGCCAACAAGCGCTTCGCCGAGATCAACAACG CGTATGAGGTGCTGACGGACCAGGAGAAGAGGAAGGTCTATGACCGATACGGCGAGGAGGGGTTGAAGCAGTTCCAAGGCGggagaggcggtggcggcggaatgAACATTCAGGACATCTTTAGCAG CttttttggtggtggtggtggtgggatggaagaggaagaagaacaaATTTTAAAAGGTGATGAGGTGATCGTTGAACTGGATGCTTCATTAGAGGACTTGTACATGGGCGGTTCATTAAAG GTTTGGAGAGAGAAAAATGTCATAAAGCCAgcaccaggaaagaggcgctgcAACTGTAGGAACGAAGTTTACCATCGACAAATAGGTCATGGAATGTATCAACAGATGACTGAGCAG GTCTGCGACCAATGTCCAAATGTGAAATTTGTACAAGAAGGTGAATTCTTGACTGTTGATATTGAGAAGGGAATGAAAGATGGACAG GAGGTCTTGTTTTTCGAGGAAGGCGAGCCTAAGATTGATGGCGAACCTGGCGATTTGAAG TTCAGGATCCGAACAGCACCACACAGCTGCTTTAGACGAGAAAGCAATGACCTGCATGCAACAGTTACAATATCCCTG GTGCAAGCTCTGGTTGGTTTTGAGAAGACCATCAAGCATCTTGACAACCATCTGGTAGAAATTGGCACCAAG GGCATCACCAAACCGAAGGAGATCAGGAAGTTCAAAGGTGAAGGCATGCCACTATACCAAAGCAACAAGAAAGGTGACCTGTATGTGACATTCGAGGTGTTGTTCCCGAAAACCCTAACCGATGACCAGAAGGCCAAGCTTAAGGATGTTCTCATGTAG
- the LOC136517152 gene encoding protein disulfide isomerase-like 2-1 → MASPQISRRALGLLLLLAAAAAVVSPATADEVVALTEADFEKEVGQDRGALVEFYAPWCGHCKKLAPEYETLGASFKKAKSVLIAKVDCDEHKSLCSKYGVSGYPTIQWFPKGSLEPKKYEGQRSVEALAEFVNSEAGTNVKIAAIPSSVVVLTPETFDSIVLDETKDVLVEFYAPWCGHCKHLAPVYEKLASVFKQDDGVVIANLDADKHSDLAEKYGVSGFPTLKFFPKGNKAGEDYDGGRDLDDFVKFINEKCGTSRDSKGQLNSEAGLVASLNPLVKEFLNAADDKRKEVLSKIEEDAAKLSGSAAKHGKIYVTAAKKIMDKGSDYTKKETERLHRLLEKSISPSKADEFIIKKNILSTFSS, encoded by the exons ATGGCGTCCCCTCAGATCTCCCGCAGAGCTCtgggcctcctgctcctcctcgccgccgcggccgcggtcGTCTCGCCGGCCACCGCCGACGAGGTGGTGGCCCTGACGGAAGCCGACTTCGAGAAGGAGGTCGGCCAGGACCGCGGCGCCCTCGTCGAGTTCTACGCGCCATG GTGCGGCCACTGCAAAAAGCTTGCCCCCGAGTATGAAACACTTGGCGCAAGCTTCAAGAAGGCTAAATCTGTATTAATAGCAAAG GTTGACTGCGATGAGCACAAGAGTTTGTGCAGCAAGTATGGAGTTTCTGGGTACCCCACAATTCAATGGTTCCCCAAAGGTTCCTTGGAGCCAAAGAA GTATGAGGGTCAACGTTCTGTGGAAGCCCTTGCAGAATTTGTTAACAGTGAAGCAG GTACCAATGTCAAGATAGCTGCCATTCCTTCAAGCGTCGTGGTTCTGACTCCAGAGACCTTTGACTCAATTGTCCTTGATGAAACCAAAGATGTTCTTGTTGAGTTCTATGCCCCATG GTGTGGTCACTGCAAGCATCTTGCTCCG GTTTATGAGAAGCTGGCTTCAGTTTTCAAGCAGGACGATGGTGTTGTGATCGCCAATCTTGATGCTGACAAGCACAGTGACTTGGCTGAGAA GTATGGTGTTTCTGGTTTCCCCACACTGAAGTTCTTCCCTAAGGGAAACAAAGCTGGTGAAGATTATGATGGTGGCCGGGACTTGGATGACTTTGTCAAGTTTATTAATGAGAAGTGTGGCACCAGCCGGGATTCAAAGGGCCAACTGAATTCAGAG GCTGGGCTTGTGGCAAGCTTGAATCCTCTTGTGAAAGAGTTTCTCAATGCTGCTGATGACAAACGGAAGGAAGTCCTCTCTAAAATAGAAGAGGATGCTGCTAAGCTCAGCGGTTCTGCTGCCAA GCACGGAAAGATATATGTGACAGCTGCAAAGAAGATTATGGACAAGGGCTCTGACTACACTAAGAAGGAGACTGAGAGGCTTCACCGCTTGCTGGAGAAG TCGATCAGTCCTTCCAAAGCTGATGAATTTATCATTAAGAAGAACATTCTTTCGACATTCTCTTCTTGA
- the LOC136517153 gene encoding uncharacterized protein isoform X2: MAGGSGEAAMSPPSSGGSGSGGGKRGRDPEEDVYVDNLHSHKRYLSEIMASSLNGLSVGDSLPDNIMESPARDEILSQYSPMSEDSDDYRCYDTQLNPSGNHHDAMISPSTSPMSSPHRHQRPQSPLLPSNPYPLPSCSLSSVVCSHARRGSDNEGRFPSSPNDMCHGADLRRTALLRSVQMRVQGPHSYDLSFGMRQGQEHVHEHEDEHEHEHLEDLERTERSSSCNKSIVDEITYQRPDHDFGRPEHEIDYINCTSDDCPSDLKFKQEDKSHSKFDTRMDKNT, encoded by the exons ATGGCGGGCGGAAGCGGCGAGGCGGCGATGTCTCCGCCGTCCTCCGGCGGCAGCGGAAGCGGCGGCGGGAAGCGCGGGCGGGACCCGGAGGAGGACGTGTACGTGGACAATCTCCACTCACACAAGCGGTACCTCAGCGAG ATAATGGCGTCCAGTCTGAATGGACTGTCTGTCGGGGATTCACTGCCTGACAACATCATGGAGTCCCCTGCAAG GGATGAGATATTATCCCAATACTCGCCAATGTCAGAAGACTCGGATGATTACCGGTGCTATGACACACAATTAAACCCCAGTGGGAATCATCATGATGCGATGATCAGCCCTTCAACTAGTCCAATGTCATCTCCTCACCGACACCAGAGACCACAATCTCCTTTGTTACCTTCAAACCCATACCCTCTCCCAAGCTGCTCCCTTTCATCAGTAGTCTGCTCTCATGCTCGGCGTGGCTCCGATAATGAAGGCCGGTTCCCATCCTCACCGAATGACATGTGCCATGGGGCAGATTTGAGGCGAACAGCACTACTGAGGTCAGTGCAAATGAGGGTGCAGGGACCCCATTCGTACGACCTATCATTTGGCATGAGACAAGGACAAGAACATGTACATGAGCATGAAGATGAACATGAGCATGAACATCTAGAGGATTTGGAAAGGACAGAAAGATCATCATCTTGCAATAAGTCAATCGTTGACGAAATCACGTACCAGCGACCTGACCATGATTTTGGTCGACCAGAGCATGAGATAGATTACATCAACTGCACATCAGATGATTGTCCAAGTGACCTAAAATTTAAGCAAGAAGATAAGAGCCATAGTAAATTTGATACCCGTATGGACAAGAATACATAG
- the LOC136517153 gene encoding uncharacterized protein isoform X1, with product MAGGSGEAAMSPPSSGGSGSGGGKRGRDPEEDVYVDNLHSHKRYLSEIMASSLNGLSVGDSLPDNIMESPARSETASCFRDEILSQYSPMSEDSDDYRCYDTQLNPSGNHHDAMISPSTSPMSSPHRHQRPQSPLLPSNPYPLPSCSLSSVVCSHARRGSDNEGRFPSSPNDMCHGADLRRTALLRSVQMRVQGPHSYDLSFGMRQGQEHVHEHEDEHEHEHLEDLERTERSSSCNKSIVDEITYQRPDHDFGRPEHEIDYINCTSDDCPSDLKFKQEDKSHSKFDTRMDKNT from the exons ATGGCGGGCGGAAGCGGCGAGGCGGCGATGTCTCCGCCGTCCTCCGGCGGCAGCGGAAGCGGCGGCGGGAAGCGCGGGCGGGACCCGGAGGAGGACGTGTACGTGGACAATCTCCACTCACACAAGCGGTACCTCAGCGAG ATAATGGCGTCCAGTCTGAATGGACTGTCTGTCGGGGATTCACTGCCTGACAACATCATGGAGTCCCCTGCAAGGTCAGAGACTGCTTCCTGCTTCAG GGATGAGATATTATCCCAATACTCGCCAATGTCAGAAGACTCGGATGATTACCGGTGCTATGACACACAATTAAACCCCAGTGGGAATCATCATGATGCGATGATCAGCCCTTCAACTAGTCCAATGTCATCTCCTCACCGACACCAGAGACCACAATCTCCTTTGTTACCTTCAAACCCATACCCTCTCCCAAGCTGCTCCCTTTCATCAGTAGTCTGCTCTCATGCTCGGCGTGGCTCCGATAATGAAGGCCGGTTCCCATCCTCACCGAATGACATGTGCCATGGGGCAGATTTGAGGCGAACAGCACTACTGAGGTCAGTGCAAATGAGGGTGCAGGGACCCCATTCGTACGACCTATCATTTGGCATGAGACAAGGACAAGAACATGTACATGAGCATGAAGATGAACATGAGCATGAACATCTAGAGGATTTGGAAAGGACAGAAAGATCATCATCTTGCAATAAGTCAATCGTTGACGAAATCACGTACCAGCGACCTGACCATGATTTTGGTCGACCAGAGCATGAGATAGATTACATCAACTGCACATCAGATGATTGTCCAAGTGACCTAAAATTTAAGCAAGAAGATAAGAGCCATAGTAAATTTGATACCCGTATGGACAAGAATACATAG